One genomic region from Streptomyces venezuelae encodes:
- a CDS encoding sensor histidine kinase — MEPRNPWQALTRSRFPLGPWPWRAAGYLATGGLVGALACLVLLVLGVFSLLLVGLPLLLLSGLALGSVERLRLRLVDLDPAPDPHRVPTAPGLTAWLRLRVGEQATWRELGHGLLLATVLWPLDLIALAVGVGLPLALLGTPLQLAADGHEAKAVKAYLVTSYPEAFAAALLGALLLVALAYPLAAVAGARAALARALLAPRDTDAGDARIGEVIASRARLVDAFEAERRRIERDLHDGAQQRLVALTMTLGLARLDAPPGPLAEQLAKAHAEAGQVLTELRELIHGIHPQVLADYGLGAALADAADRSAVPVDTDVDLPRLPASVESAGYFVACEALANIGKHSGAAQARITARYADGVLRLDVEDDGRGAADPARGTGLTGLADRIAVLDGTLTIMSPPGGPTVLRVEIPCRTLRESSASSSPRTASSSVRD, encoded by the coding sequence ATGGAACCCCGCAACCCCTGGCAGGCACTCACCCGGTCCCGCTTCCCGCTCGGCCCCTGGCCCTGGCGGGCCGCCGGGTACCTCGCCACCGGGGGCCTCGTCGGGGCCCTCGCCTGTCTCGTCCTCCTCGTCCTCGGGGTGTTCTCGCTGCTCCTCGTCGGGCTGCCGCTGCTCCTCCTCTCCGGGCTCGCCCTCGGCTCCGTCGAGCGGCTCCGGCTCCGGCTCGTCGACCTGGACCCGGCCCCCGACCCGCACCGCGTCCCCACCGCCCCCGGCCTGACAGCCTGGCTCCGGCTCCGGGTGGGGGAACAGGCGACCTGGCGCGAGCTCGGACACGGGCTGCTGCTCGCCACGGTCCTGTGGCCGCTCGACCTCATCGCCCTCGCCGTCGGCGTCGGCCTGCCCCTCGCCCTCCTCGGCACCCCGCTCCAGCTGGCGGCGGACGGCCACGAGGCCAAGGCCGTCAAGGCGTACCTGGTCACCTCCTACCCCGAGGCCTTCGCCGCCGCGCTCCTCGGCGCCCTCCTCCTCGTCGCCCTCGCCTACCCCCTGGCCGCCGTCGCCGGCGCCCGCGCCGCCCTCGCCCGCGCCCTGCTCGCCCCGCGCGACACCGATGCGGGGGACGCCAGGATCGGCGAGGTCATCGCCTCCCGCGCGCGGCTCGTCGACGCCTTCGAGGCCGAGCGCCGCCGGATCGAGCGCGACCTCCACGACGGGGCGCAGCAGCGGCTCGTCGCCCTCACCATGACCCTCGGCCTCGCCCGCCTCGACGCCCCGCCGGGACCGCTCGCCGAGCAGCTGGCCAAGGCCCACGCGGAGGCCGGGCAGGTGCTGACCGAGCTGCGGGAGCTGATCCACGGCATCCACCCGCAGGTCCTGGCCGACTACGGCCTCGGCGCCGCCCTCGCCGACGCCGCCGACCGCTCGGCCGTCCCCGTCGACACCGACGTCGACCTGCCCCGGCTGCCCGCCTCCGTCGAGAGCGCCGGCTACTTCGTGGCCTGCGAGGCCCTCGCCAACATCGGCAAGCACAGCGGCGCCGCCCAGGCGAGGATCACCGCCCGGTACGCGGACGGCGTCCTGCGGCTCGACGTCGAGGACGACGGGCGGGGCGCCGCCGATCCGGCCCGCGGCACCGGGCTCACCGGACTCGCCGACCGGATCGCCGTCCTCGATGGCACACTGACGATCATGAGCCCGCCGGGCGGGCCGACCGTCCTGCGAGTGGAGATCCCGTGCCGAACCCTCCGAGAAAGCTCCGCGTCGTCCTCGCCGAGGACAGCGTCCTCCTCCGTGAGGGACTGA
- a CDS encoding response regulator: protein MPNPPRKLRVVLAEDSVLLREGLIGLLTRFGHEVVAAAGDADGLREAVAAHDPDIVVTDVRMPPGFQDEGLRAAVALRAERPALPVLVLSQYVQRSYAADLLDSGDGTGVGYLLKDRVGQVEEFVEALTQVAGGGTVVDPEVVRQLLRRHRDPLEALTPREREVLGLVAEGHSNGEIARRLVVTEAAVGKHIGNILAKLDLPQAEDTHRRVLAVLTYLRA from the coding sequence GTGCCGAACCCTCCGAGAAAGCTCCGCGTCGTCCTCGCCGAGGACAGCGTCCTCCTCCGTGAGGGACTGATCGGCCTCCTGACCCGTTTCGGCCACGAGGTCGTCGCCGCCGCCGGTGACGCCGACGGCCTGCGCGAGGCGGTCGCCGCCCACGACCCGGACATCGTCGTCACCGACGTCCGGATGCCGCCCGGCTTCCAGGACGAGGGGCTGCGCGCCGCGGTCGCGCTGCGCGCCGAGCGGCCGGCCCTGCCGGTCCTGGTCCTGAGCCAGTACGTGCAGCGCAGCTACGCCGCCGACCTCCTCGACTCGGGCGACGGCACCGGTGTCGGCTACCTCCTGAAGGACCGGGTGGGGCAGGTCGAGGAGTTCGTCGAGGCCCTCACGCAGGTCGCCGGCGGCGGCACGGTCGTCGATCCCGAGGTCGTCCGGCAGCTGCTGCGCCGCCACCGGGACCCGCTGGAGGCGCTGACCCCGCGCGAGCGGGAGGTCCTGGGCCTGGTCGCGGAGGGGCACTCCAACGGGGAGATCGCCCGCCGGCTGGTGGTGACGGAGGCCGCCGTCGGCAAGCACATCGGGAACATCCTGGCCAAGCTCGACCTGCCGCAGGCCGAGGACACCCACCGCCGCGTCCTCGCCGTCCTGACCTACCTCCGGGCCTGA
- a CDS encoding IclR family transcriptional regulator, translating to MALKPEPTAPFHSVQYALRVLETVSRHGGGVTDVQIARETGLPVAHLSSLLLMLRREGYVEQVADGAYVIGDSLVLLGSGLTRREALEAKLQETLTELRDSVGAAVYISRYIDGEVKITQFADGPRTPKVNEWVDFRSAAHASAVGKCLLTQLDQNGRRDHLARHKIARLTSRTITNERILFSKLDSQPATVPVLDLQEYAVGTVCAAVPLTAGSAVGCLALSLPIEHAHRLRAAADTLNRRAAPVVLSLAI from the coding sequence GTGGCGCTGAAGCCCGAGCCCACCGCGCCGTTCCACTCGGTGCAATACGCCTTGCGCGTCCTCGAGACGGTCTCACGGCACGGTGGCGGAGTGACGGACGTCCAGATCGCCCGCGAGACCGGCCTTCCCGTCGCCCACCTCTCGTCGCTGCTCCTCATGCTCCGCCGCGAGGGGTACGTCGAGCAGGTCGCCGACGGCGCGTACGTCATCGGGGACTCCCTCGTCCTCCTCGGTTCCGGCCTGACCCGCCGCGAAGCGCTGGAGGCCAAGCTCCAGGAGACCCTGACCGAACTGCGCGACTCCGTCGGCGCGGCCGTCTACATCAGCCGGTACATCGACGGCGAAGTGAAGATCACCCAGTTCGCCGACGGGCCGCGCACCCCGAAGGTCAACGAATGGGTGGACTTCCGCTCGGCGGCGCACGCCAGCGCCGTCGGCAAGTGCCTGCTCACACAGCTCGACCAGAACGGGCGGCGGGACCACCTCGCCCGCCACAAGATCGCCCGGCTGACCTCCAGGACGATCACCAACGAGCGGATCCTCTTCTCGAAGCTCGACAGCCAGCCGGCGACCGTCCCGGTCCTCGACCTCCAGGAGTACGCGGTCGGCACGGTCTGCGCCGCCGTCCCGCTGACGGCGGGCTCGGCCGTGGGCTGCCTGGCCCTGTCCCTGCCGATCGAGCACGCCCACCGGCTGCGCGCCGCGGCGGACACGCTCAACCGGCGCGCCGCCCCGGTGGTGCTCTCGCTGGCGATCTAG
- a CDS encoding LLM class flavin-dependent oxidoreductase, with protein MTDAIRGETRGTAPVPLSVLDLVTVGRGGSATESLATSVELVRLAERRGFHRHWVAEHHSMPGVASSSPAVILAHLAAHTRRIRLGSGGVMLSNHAPLVIAEQFGTLEALAPGRVDLGLGRAPGTDGATAAALRRAESPKEGADDFPEQLAELTRFLDDDFPDGHPYSRIHAIPGPVQGPKGRPPVWLLGSSGFSARLAGLLGLPFAFAHHFSGRNTIPALDLYRESFRPSGLLDAPYAVISVATLAAEDAAEARRQVLTGALAMLQLRSGRPGLMPTPEEAEAYRVSPIEREFMDEWVGNVLYGTPDEVRTGLDDLQKRTGADELMLTANVHSGEARLRSHGLIADAYELPELAE; from the coding sequence GTGACCGACGCCATTCGAGGAGAGACGCGGGGCACCGCGCCCGTACCGCTGTCCGTACTGGACCTGGTGACCGTCGGCAGAGGCGGCTCCGCGACCGAGTCGCTCGCCACCAGCGTCGAGCTGGTCCGGCTCGCCGAGCGACGTGGCTTCCACCGGCACTGGGTGGCCGAACACCACTCCATGCCCGGCGTCGCCTCCTCCTCGCCGGCGGTGATCCTCGCCCACCTCGCGGCCCACACCCGCCGCATCCGCCTCGGCTCCGGCGGCGTCATGCTGTCCAACCACGCCCCGCTCGTCATCGCCGAGCAGTTCGGCACCCTGGAGGCCCTCGCCCCGGGCCGGGTCGACCTCGGCCTCGGCCGCGCCCCCGGCACGGACGGCGCCACGGCCGCCGCGCTGCGCCGCGCCGAGTCGCCGAAGGAGGGCGCCGACGACTTCCCGGAGCAGCTCGCCGAGCTGACCCGTTTCCTGGACGACGACTTCCCGGACGGGCACCCGTACTCCCGTATCCACGCCATCCCCGGCCCCGTGCAGGGTCCGAAGGGCCGGCCGCCGGTCTGGCTGCTCGGCTCCTCCGGCTTCAGCGCCCGCCTCGCGGGCCTGCTCGGGCTGCCCTTCGCCTTCGCCCACCACTTCTCCGGGCGGAACACGATTCCGGCGCTCGACCTCTACCGGGAGTCCTTCCGGCCCTCGGGCCTCCTCGACGCCCCGTATGCGGTGATCAGCGTCGCGACGCTCGCCGCCGAGGACGCGGCGGAGGCCCGCCGCCAGGTACTGACCGGAGCCCTCGCGATGCTGCAGCTGCGCTCCGGCCGGCCGGGGTTGATGCCGACGCCCGAGGAGGCGGAGGCGTACCGTGTCAGCCCCATCGAGCGGGAGTTCATGGACGAGTGGGTGGGGAACGTCCTGTACGGCACCCCGGACGAGGTCCGCACGGGCCTCGACGACCTGCAGAAGCGCACGGGCGCCGACGAGCTGATGCTCACGGCCAACGTGCACAGCGGGGAGGCGCGGCTGCGGAGTCATGGACTGATCGCGGACGCGTACGAGCTTCCGGAGCTCGCGGAGTAG
- a CDS encoding glycosyl hydrolase family 18 protein, which produces MHPRKPLIAALLSSALAAGALAATVGLGSAQAADSSTTASAGNVRIAYYDQWSVYGNAFYPKHLDTRGIASQLDVINYSFGNIHPTNLTCFMANKAAGDDNNPNAGDGAGDSYADYQKSFSAADSVDGVADKWDQPIVGVFNQFKELKAKYPHLKINISLGGWTYSKYFHDAAKTDASRKKLVSSCIDQYLKGNLPVEGGFGGAGTAAGIFDGIDIDWEYPGSSGGHLGNHYGPEDKQNFTLLLAEFRKQLDEYGAANGGKKYLLTSALPAGQDKIKYIETDKIGQYLDYANIMTYDMHGAWDGDGPTYHQSPLHPSPNDPTDVIAPGTEKYSIDSAIDSWIDGNPAYGIAGGFPANKLTLGYEFYYRGWKGVPAGTTNGLAQTATGGSGARPLSQQAGIAHYKELGGIVDNASTTFWDDQSKSSYFYKDGEFFTGLNQKSIQARVDYGKQRGLAGAMMYSLLGLDDNATLLTQINSALGGTTTPPTTTPPTTPPTTPPTTPPTTPPTTPPTGCGSLPAYVAGTIYNAGNEVSHNGRKYRAQWWTQNETPGTTGEWGVWKDLGAC; this is translated from the coding sequence GTGCACCCCCGTAAGCCATTGATCGCCGCGCTTCTCAGCTCGGCCCTCGCCGCCGGCGCGCTCGCCGCGACCGTCGGTCTCGGCTCCGCCCAGGCGGCCGACTCGTCGACCACTGCCTCTGCGGGCAACGTGCGCATCGCGTACTACGACCAGTGGAGCGTCTACGGCAACGCGTTCTACCCCAAGCACCTCGACACCCGGGGCATCGCGAGCCAGCTGGACGTCATCAACTACTCGTTCGGCAACATCCACCCCACCAACCTCACCTGTTTCATGGCCAACAAGGCCGCGGGTGACGACAACAACCCCAACGCGGGTGACGGTGCGGGCGACTCCTACGCCGACTACCAGAAGTCCTTCAGCGCGGCGGACAGCGTCGACGGCGTCGCCGACAAGTGGGACCAGCCGATCGTGGGCGTCTTCAACCAGTTCAAGGAACTGAAGGCGAAGTACCCCCATCTGAAGATCAACATCTCGCTCGGCGGCTGGACCTACTCCAAGTACTTCCACGACGCGGCGAAGACGGACGCGAGCCGCAAGAAGCTCGTCTCCTCCTGCATCGACCAGTACCTCAAGGGCAACCTGCCCGTCGAGGGCGGCTTCGGCGGCGCGGGCACGGCGGCCGGCATCTTCGACGGCATCGACATCGACTGGGAGTACCCGGGCTCCTCCGGCGGCCACCTGGGCAACCACTACGGCCCCGAGGACAAGCAGAACTTCACCCTCCTCCTCGCCGAGTTCCGCAAGCAGCTCGACGAGTACGGCGCGGCCAACGGCGGCAAGAAGTACCTGCTGACCTCGGCCCTCCCGGCCGGCCAGGACAAGATCAAGTACATCGAGACCGACAAGATCGGCCAGTACTTGGACTACGCCAACATCATGACGTACGACATGCACGGCGCCTGGGACGGCGACGGGCCGACGTACCACCAGTCCCCGCTCCACCCCTCGCCGAACGACCCGACCGACGTGATCGCGCCGGGCACCGAGAAGTACAGCATCGACTCGGCCATCGACTCCTGGATCGACGGCAACCCGGCCTACGGCATCGCGGGCGGCTTCCCCGCCAACAAGCTGACCCTGGGCTACGAGTTCTACTACCGCGGCTGGAAGGGCGTGCCGGCCGGCACCACCAACGGCCTCGCGCAGACCGCCACCGGCGGCTCCGGCGCCCGCCCGCTCAGCCAGCAGGCCGGCATCGCGCACTACAAGGAGCTCGGCGGCATCGTCGACAACGCGTCGACGACCTTCTGGGACGACCAGTCGAAGTCCTCGTACTTCTACAAGGACGGCGAGTTCTTCACCGGCCTCAACCAGAAGTCCATCCAGGCCCGGGTGGACTACGGCAAGCAGCGCGGCCTGGCCGGCGCGATGATGTACTCGCTCCTCGGCCTGGACGACAACGCCACCCTGCTGACCCAGATCAACAGCGCGCTCGGCGGCACCACCACCCCGCCCACCACGACGCCGCCGACCACCCCGCCGACGACGCCGCCCACCACCCCGCCGACCACGCCCCCGACGACGCCGCCCACGGGCTGCGGATCGCTCCCGGCGTACGTGGCCGGCACGATCTACAACGCGGGCAACGAGGTCTCCCACAACGGCCGCAAGTACAGGGCCCAGTGGTGGACCCAGAACGAGACGCCGGGCACGACCGGCGAGTGGGGCGTCTGGAAGGACCTGGGCGCCTGCTGA
- a CDS encoding putative bifunctional diguanylate cyclase/phosphodiesterase: protein MPQTDPAVTERHAEPCATRQTDLVPDPAPGSLSTTELRDYRAAFRAAQLAMAVVDQDGIVVTANDSLATLLGTEAGALREQAAADLVDLASDGRTWHAYHEVLRGRRSRFRCTRRLKHPDGRSLWAEVTVSPVPDSRRVLLSIADVSDRRELQARLRHLQMHDPVTRLPNRALFFERLSSALEAATQDTDSSYESHESHQSHESYGYGRTGRIGLCYLDLDGFKAVNDTLGHRVGDRLLAAVASRLTECADSDGYTRSGGHLVARLGGDEFAILVEDSTGTEQLADLARSVLCALQRPFDLGGQRLSVSASIGVVERTAHGTTATALMQAADTTLYWAKADGKARWTLFDPERNAHRMTRQALSSTLRPAVERGEFGLEYQPLVDLADGAVRGVEALVRWNHPQFGSLPPNRFIGIAEEDGSIVELGRWVLRTACRQARQWQKDHPRERPIFVSVNVAVRQVWDSDLVADVAGILAETGLAPHLLQLELTESAVMGSAGRPLQALKALSDMGVRIAIDDFGTGYSNLAYLSRLPVSVLKLDGSFVRGFQDEEHPNPADELIVEALVQLAHRLGLTVTAECVETSGQAARLRRIGCDTGQGWLYSRAVAPDRIAELIGAEPLRV from the coding sequence ATGCCCCAGACCGATCCCGCCGTCACGGAGCGTCACGCCGAGCCCTGTGCCACGCGTCAGACCGACCTCGTCCCCGATCCGGCCCCCGGCTCCCTCAGTACGACCGAACTCCGCGACTACCGCGCCGCCTTCCGGGCCGCGCAGCTCGCCATGGCCGTCGTCGACCAGGACGGCATCGTCGTCACGGCCAACGACTCCCTCGCCACCCTCCTCGGCACCGAGGCCGGGGCGCTCCGCGAACAGGCCGCCGCCGATCTCGTCGACCTCGCGTCCGACGGCCGCACCTGGCACGCGTACCACGAGGTCCTCCGCGGCCGCCGCTCCCGCTTCCGCTGCACACGCCGGCTCAAGCACCCCGACGGGCGCTCGCTGTGGGCCGAGGTCACCGTCTCCCCCGTACCCGACAGCCGGCGCGTCCTCCTGTCGATCGCGGACGTCAGCGACCGGCGCGAGCTCCAGGCGCGACTGCGCCACCTCCAGATGCACGACCCGGTGACCCGACTGCCCAACCGGGCCCTGTTCTTCGAGCGGCTCTCCTCGGCCCTGGAGGCCGCCACCCAGGACACCGACTCGTCCTACGAGTCACATGAATCGCATCAGTCGCATGAGTCATACGGGTATGGCAGAACAGGGCGGATCGGTCTCTGCTACCTCGATCTCGACGGCTTCAAGGCCGTCAACGACACCCTCGGCCACCGGGTCGGCGACCGGCTCCTCGCCGCCGTCGCCTCCCGTCTGACCGAGTGCGCGGACAGCGACGGCTACACCCGCAGCGGCGGCCACCTCGTGGCGCGGCTCGGCGGCGACGAGTTCGCGATCCTCGTCGAGGACTCCACCGGTACGGAGCAACTGGCCGACCTCGCGCGCTCGGTGCTCTGCGCGCTCCAGCGCCCCTTCGACCTGGGCGGTCAGCGGCTCTCGGTCTCCGCCTCGATCGGCGTCGTCGAGCGCACCGCGCACGGGACGACGGCGACCGCCCTCATGCAGGCCGCCGACACCACGCTGTACTGGGCGAAGGCGGACGGCAAGGCCCGCTGGACGCTCTTCGACCCGGAGCGCAACGCGCACCGGATGACCCGGCAGGCGCTCTCCTCCACGCTCCGCCCGGCCGTGGAGCGCGGGGAGTTCGGCCTGGAGTACCAGCCGCTCGTGGACCTGGCGGACGGGGCGGTGCGCGGCGTGGAGGCGCTGGTGCGCTGGAACCACCCGCAGTTCGGCTCGCTCCCGCCGAATCGGTTCATCGGGATCGCCGAGGAGGACGGCTCGATCGTCGAGCTCGGACGGTGGGTGCTGCGGACCGCCTGCCGTCAGGCCCGGCAGTGGCAGAAGGACCATCCGCGCGAGCGCCCGATCTTCGTGAGCGTCAACGTGGCGGTCCGCCAGGTCTGGGACTCCGACCTGGTCGCGGACGTCGCCGGGATCCTCGCGGAGACCGGGCTCGCCCCGCACCTGCTCCAGCTCGAACTGACCGAGTCCGCCGTGATGGGCTCGGCCGGGCGGCCGCTCCAGGCGCTCAAGGCGCTGAGCGACATGGGAGTGCGGATCGCGATCGACGACTTCGGCACCGGCTACTCGAACCTCGCCTACCTGAGCCGGCTGCCGGTCTCCGTGCTCAAGCTGGACGGCTCCTTCGTCCGCGGTTTCCAGGACGAGGAGCACCCGAACCCGGCCGACGAGCTGATCGTCGAGGCGCTCGTCCAGCTCGCGCACCGGCTCGGTCTCACCGTCACCGCCGAGTGCGTCGAGACCTCGGGGCAGGCGGCCCGGCTGCGCCGGATCGGCTGCGACACGGGGCAGGGCTGGCTGTACTCGCGGGCGGTGGCCCCGGACCGGATCGCGGAACTGATCGGCGCGGAGCCCCTGCGGGTCTGA